ttagtgactaggatggaaggcctatgatctcaattcttgccatgaatgtatctctttattaatttcttttctttattttgctttctttaattgcttgcttgatttatttttcttgccatctaAATTCTCGCTCTTTTTATCAACCAAATCCCTTACATCTtcgtagccaataattgaccacttcattgccatcctcgtgagacgacccggagtttaatactttggttaattttcatttggggtttgtacttgtgacaactcaaatttaatttgatgtgagagttgtttgttggtttggagctatgcttacaacgaaattcttctttctataagagaaattcctaaCTAACACGAATTTTGCTATCAATGTTCCACAAACAATTCAACTTATCTAACTCAAAAAACATCAAACTAATCATAAGCTAATCATCATATGACAAGAAAGCAATTAATTCAAAAAGCTATAAACAAAAGAGAAAGTTGGagcaatgttaccatggtggggtgtctcccaccaagcattttggtttagagtcctaagtTAGACTTGCATGGCTTCATTGGTCAATTTGAAATTTCTCCAAGGAAGAAAATCTTCAACTCCTTGGCATTCTTGGGTTGAGTGTGATCCATTGAACTAGATTTCTTGGCAACATTCTCTTCTTCTGGTTCCTTGCTAACTTCAATCACTTAATATTCAATTATATCGCTCCCAAAGATAGAATAGGATTCGAGAACGGGCTTTTTGGACTCCTCCAAAGTGAATTTTACTACCTTGCCATTGGCCTCAAAAGAATAGACTCCCAAATGTGCATCCAGCTTGAATTAGGATATCTTCAAAAATGGCCTTACAAGGAGTAtggatgatggcttgtctgagtcaatgggaggggtctccaatatgTGAAAATCTACCGAGAAGAGTAATCCTTGGATGTCAACAAGGACATTTTCTGCAATCTCCACAATTGATACAAGGCTCTTATCTAGTAACACAAATCTCGCCCCAGATCTCTTAAGTGGTGACAAGTTCAATCTCTCATAAATGGGGAGTGGCATAATGCTTACGCATGCCaccaagtcacacatacaatccatGAACTTCATCCCACCAATCAAATAAGTAACCAAACATGGACCGGGATCATTACATTTTTCAGGAATTAGAGAAGAGATAGAATCATCTACCGGCCTTTTGTTGAGCTCGCTAATCTTGTCCTTATGCGTGCAAACATCTTTGAGGAACTTGGCATATTTGGGCACTTGTTGAATGGCTTGGAAGAAAGGGACGGTGACTTCAACATTCTTAAATATTTCCACCATGTTGGGGTCAAGTTC
The sequence above is drawn from the Arachis hypogaea cultivar Tifrunner chromosome 4, arahy.Tifrunner.gnm2.J5K5, whole genome shotgun sequence genome and encodes:
- the LOC112795085 gene encoding uncharacterized protein, producing the protein MNDTLQAFMQEQWQFHKKQETYMDTIAEALFRLTLSPPTTQNAQQASTSSGLPSQPQPNPKGSINAITLRSGTKLDEIGVVTTSLSEEAHNEEMGYDVEVMKDEEKNVAQGEEEQLKVKESKWKNPLEEPMPIPFPTLAKKAKKQEELDPNMVEIFKNVEVTVPFFQAIQQVPKYAKFLKDVCTHKDKISELNKRPVDDSISSLIPEKCNDPGPCLVTYLIGGMKFMDCMCDLVACVSIMPLPIYERLNLSPLKRSGARFVLLDKSLVSIVEIAENVLVDIQGLLFSVDFHILETPPIDSDKPSSILLVRPFLKIS